In the genome of Streptomyces sp. V2I9, one region contains:
- a CDS encoding penicillin-binding protein 2, whose amino-acid sequence MNRPLRHIAIFCGLLVLALLLRANWLQHVDRQELAQHEKNARVRFERFSTPRGDIIVGGKAITGSKETDSRDYAFRRTNKDGPMYAPVTGYASQSRGTSLLERTYDSVLSGQDDRFAFRHAKDVLTGQPRRGGDVITTIDAKAQKAAYKGLTDLGARGAVVALDPRTGKVLSLVSTPSYNPEVFAGISFEESDRFTALEKKKSKPLANRPLRETYPPGSTFKILTAAAALEHGVVTDVDARTDAVSPYPLPLSTNKIGSEAGDAVCNKASMKTAMQYSCNNVFLDAASELGEDRMRETAEKFGFNEDVYADEFGDMLATKSLYPPKLDKPGTALTGMGQGSLTSTPMQMAMVTAALANDGKLMQPYIVDELRGPDLSTLEKNEPMEMSQAVSPETAKKVQEMMEHTAKEGSAQRALIDGVTVGGKTGTAQRGVNVRDEVPYGWFVSYGKKDDGRSVAVAVFIDPTDMDISRSDISGGRLGAPIAKSVMEAVLRD is encoded by the coding sequence ATGAACAGGCCGTTGCGGCACATAGCCATCTTCTGCGGGCTGCTGGTGCTGGCCCTGCTGCTGCGGGCGAACTGGCTCCAGCACGTCGACCGCCAGGAGCTGGCCCAGCACGAGAAGAACGCCCGCGTGCGGTTCGAACGGTTCTCGACCCCGCGCGGCGACATCATCGTCGGCGGCAAGGCGATCACCGGGTCGAAGGAGACCGACAGCCGCGACTACGCGTTCCGCCGGACCAACAAGGACGGCCCGATGTACGCGCCGGTCACCGGGTACGCCTCCCAGTCGCGGGGCACCTCGCTGCTGGAGCGTACGTACGACAGCGTGCTCAGCGGCCAGGACGACCGCTTCGCCTTCCGGCACGCCAAGGACGTCCTGACCGGGCAGCCCCGGCGCGGCGGCGACGTGATCACCACGATCGACGCCAAGGCGCAGAAGGCCGCCTACAAGGGGCTGACGGACCTGGGCGCGCGGGGTGCGGTGGTCGCCCTGGACCCGCGCACCGGAAAGGTGCTGTCGCTGGTCTCCACGCCCTCCTACAACCCCGAGGTCTTCGCCGGCATCTCGTTCGAGGAGAGCGACCGCTTCACGGCCCTGGAGAAGAAGAAGAGCAAGCCGCTGGCCAACCGCCCGCTGCGCGAGACCTACCCGCCCGGCTCCACCTTCAAGATCCTCACGGCCGCCGCGGCGCTGGAGCACGGCGTGGTCACCGACGTGGACGCCCGGACGGACGCCGTCTCGCCCTACCCCCTGCCGCTCTCCACGAACAAGATCGGCAGCGAGGCGGGCGACGCGGTCTGCAACAAGGCGTCGATGAAGACCGCCATGCAGTACTCCTGCAACAACGTCTTCCTGGACGCGGCGTCCGAACTCGGCGAGGACCGCATGCGGGAGACCGCGGAGAAGTTCGGCTTCAACGAGGACGTGTACGCGGACGAGTTCGGCGACATGCTCGCCACGAAGAGCCTCTACCCGCCGAAGCTCGACAAGCCGGGCACGGCGCTGACCGGCATGGGCCAGGGAAGCCTGACCAGCACCCCGATGCAGATGGCGATGGTCACCGCGGCCCTCGCCAACGACGGCAAGCTGATGCAGCCCTACATCGTCGACGAACTGCGCGGCCCGGACCTCTCCACGCTGGAGAAGAACGAGCCGATGGAGATGAGCCAGGCCGTCTCGCCGGAGACCGCGAAGAAGGTCCAGGAGATGATGGAGCACACCGCGAAGGAGGGCAGCGCCCAGCGCGCCCTGATCGACGGTGTGACGGTCGGCGGCAAGACGGGCACCGCCCAGCGCGGCGTGAACGTCCGCGACGAGGTCCCGTACGGCTGGTTCGTCAGCTACGGCAAGAAGGACGACGGCCGCTCGGTCGCGGTCGCGGTGTTCATCGACCCGACGGACATGGACATCTCCCGTTCCGACATCTCCGGTGGCCGCCTCGGCGCGCCGATCGCGAAGAGCGTGATGGAGGCCGTTCTGCGGGACTGA
- a CDS encoding class I SAM-dependent methyltransferase: protein MPVAGYADETPPERGVTYGKRRPDAYLEAIRRSYDTVAADYARTVKDPGALDPLSRAVLGAFAELVTSARLGPVVDVGCGPGKVTAYLSGLGVPAFGIDLSPGMVELARTAHPELRFDVGSMSALTADGGELGGVLAFYSTHHLPPVELPAVYAEFHRALAPGGHLLLVTRVGDEEHRHRTYGYGGDPAPFDSYRLPEDRIAELLEQAGFTITGRTLQAPEAGAERPVAAFLARKPAAIAASQG from the coding sequence ATGCCGGTGGCCGGGTACGCGGACGAGACTCCGCCCGAGCGCGGGGTCACGTACGGGAAGAGGCGCCCGGACGCGTACCTGGAGGCGATCCGGCGGTCGTACGACACCGTCGCCGCCGACTACGCCCGGACGGTGAAGGACCCCGGCGCACTGGACCCCCTCTCCCGCGCCGTCCTGGGCGCCTTCGCCGAACTCGTCACGTCGGCGCGGCTCGGGCCGGTGGTGGACGTGGGCTGCGGACCGGGCAAGGTGACCGCGTACCTGTCCGGGCTCGGCGTGCCCGCGTTCGGGATCGACCTGTCGCCCGGGATGGTCGAACTGGCCCGCACCGCCCACCCGGAGCTGCGGTTCGATGTCGGGTCGATGTCCGCGCTGACGGCCGACGGCGGTGAACTCGGCGGCGTTCTGGCGTTCTACTCCACGCACCACCTGCCACCGGTGGAACTGCCCGCCGTGTACGCGGAGTTCCACCGGGCACTGGCCCCCGGCGGACATCTGCTCCTCGTCACCCGCGTGGGCGACGAGGAGCACCGGCACCGCACGTACGGCTACGGCGGCGACCCCGCCCCGTTCGACAGCTACCGGCTGCCCGAGGACCGGATCGCGGAGCTGCTGGAGCAGGCGGGCTTCACGATCACGGGACGCACGCTGCAAGCACCCGAGGCGGGCGCGGAGCGGCCGGTGGCCGCCTTCCTGGCCCGGAAGCCGGCCGCGATCGCCGCCTCACAGGGGTGA
- a CDS encoding sel1 repeat family protein, protein MGSAPRRGPGLGYFLLPAGGALSLTGVITGNSTSVGLSWIMWVLSILLLLGNRSRRPADPRELAAAAAAGDARAVRGLRTLALAARAEGRPAAAERMLRQAVEAGDVESMWELGRLVEQREGLTEAEPWLRMAADHGHPVAKRLFRPGGALHPDGAGPTG, encoded by the coding sequence ATGGGGTCGGCACCACGCAGGGGACCGGGGCTGGGGTACTTCCTGCTTCCGGCGGGCGGCGCGCTGAGCCTGACCGGTGTGATCACCGGCAACAGCACGTCGGTCGGTCTGAGCTGGATCATGTGGGTGCTGAGCATTCTGCTGCTCCTGGGAAACCGTTCGCGCCGCCCGGCCGACCCGCGCGAGCTGGCGGCGGCCGCCGCCGCCGGGGACGCGCGGGCGGTACGGGGGCTGCGCACGCTCGCCCTGGCCGCACGCGCCGAGGGGCGTCCCGCGGCGGCCGAGCGGATGCTGCGTCAGGCGGTGGAGGCGGGGGACGTGGAGTCGATGTGGGAGCTGGGCCGCCTGGTCGAGCAGCGCGAGGGCCTGACGGAGGCGGAGCCGTGGTTGCGGATGGCGGCGGACCACGGCCACCCGGTGGCGAAGCGGCTGTTCCGCCCGGGTGGCGCACTGCACCCGGACGGGGCGGGGCCGACGGGATAG
- a CDS encoding CehA/McbA family metallohydrolase, producing MSFAHAEDRPENGTGTGNGNGRGSDPDRTWTLSGTLPPGSPDYVYLPVDVPSGVAEIGVSYTYGRPPVPPGTQGNALDIGLFDERGTALGGRGFRGWSGGARTSFFVRADAATPGYLPGPVRPGTWHIALAPYTVAPEGLRYEVTVTLRFGEAARTPAPVHPPERVKGRGRAWYRGDCHLHSTHSDGRRTPAEVAAAARAAGLDFINSSEHNTTSAHAAWDGLWGDDLLILTGEEITTRTGHVLAVGTDPGVFIDWRYRARDQRFGRYARQVRRAGGLVVPAHPHATCIGCAWKFGLAEADAVEVWNGPWTPDDEVALAEWDNALGASVRNAGDGPGRWLPAMGNSDAHREPDRVGHPQTVVLAESLSRRAVLAGIRAGRSYLAESAALSLSFGVTDGRGRHAGIGERLRVAADAPVTVRLEVSGAAADCTVRLVTDQGVLLTAPLPGSGAGVVEWRTTPAHGAYVRAEVRHAPTVPGLPGAFAALTNPVFLDAEDGVAATAGHAAGAGTEH from the coding sequence ATGAGCTTCGCCCACGCCGAGGACCGCCCGGAGAACGGGACCGGGACCGGGAACGGGAACGGAAGGGGCAGCGACCCCGACCGCACCTGGACCCTGAGCGGGACGCTGCCGCCCGGATCGCCGGACTACGTCTACCTCCCCGTCGACGTGCCGTCCGGGGTGGCCGAGATCGGCGTCTCCTACACGTACGGCAGACCGCCCGTGCCGCCCGGCACGCAGGGCAACGCGCTCGACATCGGCCTCTTCGACGAGCGCGGCACGGCGCTGGGCGGTCGCGGCTTCCGGGGCTGGTCCGGCGGGGCGCGCACCTCGTTCTTCGTCCGCGCCGACGCCGCCACCCCCGGCTACCTGCCCGGTCCCGTACGCCCCGGCACCTGGCACATCGCCCTGGCCCCCTACACCGTGGCGCCCGAGGGCCTTCGTTACGAGGTGACCGTCACGCTGCGCTTCGGGGAGGCCGCCCGCACCCCCGCGCCGGTCCATCCGCCCGAGCGGGTCAAGGGGCGTGGCCGTGCCTGGTACCGGGGCGACTGCCACCTCCACTCCACGCACTCCGACGGGCGGCGCACCCCGGCCGAGGTCGCCGCCGCCGCGCGGGCCGCCGGGCTCGACTTCATCAACAGCAGCGAGCACAACACCACCTCCGCGCACGCCGCATGGGACGGGCTCTGGGGCGACGACCTGCTGATTCTGACCGGCGAGGAGATCACCACCCGCACCGGGCACGTGCTGGCCGTCGGCACCGACCCCGGCGTCTTCATCGACTGGCGCTACCGGGCCCGCGATCAGCGCTTCGGGCGGTACGCGCGCCAGGTGCGCCGGGCCGGCGGGCTCGTCGTGCCCGCCCACCCGCACGCCACTTGCATCGGCTGCGCGTGGAAGTTCGGCCTCGCCGAGGCGGACGCGGTCGAGGTGTGGAACGGCCCCTGGACCCCGGACGACGAGGTCGCCCTCGCGGAGTGGGACAACGCGCTGGGGGCCTCCGTACGGAACGCGGGCGACGGTCCGGGGCGCTGGCTCCCCGCGATGGGCAACAGCGACGCCCACCGCGAACCGGACCGGGTCGGCCACCCGCAGACCGTCGTCCTGGCCGAGTCGCTGTCGCGGCGGGCCGTCCTCGCGGGCATCCGGGCGGGCCGGTCCTACCTCGCGGAGTCCGCCGCCCTCTCCCTCTCCTTCGGCGTGACGGACGGGCGCGGCAGGCACGCGGGCATCGGGGAGCGGCTGCGGGTGGCGGCGGACGCGCCCGTGACCGTACGGCTGGAGGTGTCGGGCGCGGCCGCCGACTGCACGGTGCGCCTGGTCACCGATCAGGGGGTGCTGCTGACCGCCCCGCTGCCCGGATCGGGGGCGGGCGTGGTGGAGTGGCGTACGACGCCCGCCCACGGCGCGTACGTACGCGCCGAGGTCCGGCACGCTCCGACCGTGCCGGGGCTGCCGGGCGCGTTCGCGGCGCTCACCAACCCGGTGTTCCTCGACGCGGAGGACGGCGTGGCGGCCACCGCGGGGCACGCCGCGGGTGCTGGTACGGAGCACTGA
- a CDS encoding bifunctional FO biosynthesis protein CofGH encodes MTDPDPQSGRPTTNAMRRALKRARDGVALDVTEAAVLLQARGDDLTDLAASAARVRDAGLEAAGRPGVITYSRKVFIPLTRLCRDRCHYCTFVTVPGKLRRAGHGMFLSPDEVLTIAREGAAMGCKEALFTLGDRPEDRWPEAREWLEAEGYDDTLAYVRAMAIRVLEETGLLPHLNPGVMTWTDLQRLKPVAPSMGMMLETTATRLWSEPGGPHHGSPDKEPAVRLRVLEDAGRSNVPFTTGILIGIGESYEERADSLFELRKTARAYHGIQEVIVQNFRAKPDTAMRGMPDAESEELAAAIAVARHILGPSARIQAPPNLVDAEYALLIGAGIDDWGGVSPLTPDHVNPERPWPHIDELAERTAESGFRLRERLTIYPEFIQRGEPWLDPRLLPHVRALADPETGLAREDAIPAGLPWQEPDEGFTASGRTDLHATIDTEGRTGDRRDDFDEVYGDWGALREAAAPGMVPSRIDGDVRQALGQAADDPTKLTDDQALALLHTDGPALDELCRIADALRKDVVGDDVTYIVTRNINFTNVCYTGCRFCAFAQRRTDADAYTLSLDQVADRAAQAWDVGAVEVCMQGGIHPDLPGTAYFDIARAVKERVPGMHVHAFSPMEVVNGATRTGMSIRDWLTAAKEAGLDSIPGTAAEILDDEVRWVLTKGKLPTATWLEVIRTAHEVGLRSSSTMMYGHVDQPRHWLGHLRTLARLQQETGGLTEFVTLPFIHTNAPVYLAGIARPGPTDRDNRAVTAMARLLLHPHITNIQTSWVKLGAEGAAEMLRSGANDLGGTLMEETISRMAGSSYGSYRSVQDLVAIAELAGRPSRPRTTLYGEVPAERVAAATASDGHLPELLPVLPS; translated from the coding sequence ATGACCGATCCCGATCCTCAGAGCGGACGCCCGACCACCAACGCCATGCGGCGCGCACTCAAACGGGCCCGTGACGGTGTCGCGCTCGACGTGACCGAGGCCGCCGTCCTGCTCCAGGCGCGCGGCGACGATCTGACGGACCTCGCGGCCTCCGCGGCCCGGGTGCGGGACGCGGGACTGGAGGCCGCGGGCCGACCGGGTGTGATCACCTACTCCCGCAAGGTCTTCATCCCGCTCACCCGCCTCTGCCGCGACCGGTGCCACTACTGCACCTTCGTCACCGTGCCCGGCAAGCTCCGCCGTGCCGGGCACGGCATGTTCCTGTCGCCCGACGAGGTGCTGACGATCGCCCGCGAGGGCGCGGCGATGGGCTGCAAGGAAGCGCTGTTCACGCTCGGGGACCGCCCCGAGGACCGCTGGCCCGAGGCGCGGGAGTGGCTGGAGGCGGAGGGGTACGACGACACGCTCGCGTACGTACGGGCGATGGCGATCCGGGTCCTGGAGGAGACGGGCCTGCTGCCCCACCTCAACCCCGGTGTGATGACGTGGACCGACCTCCAGCGCCTCAAGCCGGTCGCCCCCTCGATGGGGATGATGCTGGAGACGACGGCGACCCGCCTGTGGTCCGAGCCCGGCGGGCCGCACCACGGCTCCCCGGACAAGGAACCGGCCGTACGGCTGCGGGTGCTGGAGGACGCGGGACGTTCCAACGTGCCGTTCACCACCGGCATCCTGATCGGGATCGGGGAGTCGTACGAGGAGCGCGCCGACTCCCTCTTCGAGCTGCGGAAGACGGCCCGCGCCTACCACGGCATCCAGGAAGTCATCGTGCAGAACTTCCGTGCCAAGCCGGACACGGCGATGCGCGGGATGCCCGACGCCGAGTCGGAGGAGCTGGCCGCCGCCATCGCGGTGGCCCGGCACATCCTCGGCCCGTCCGCCCGCATCCAGGCCCCGCCGAACCTCGTGGACGCCGAGTACGCGCTCCTCATCGGCGCGGGGATCGACGACTGGGGCGGGGTCTCGCCGCTCACCCCCGATCACGTCAACCCCGAGCGCCCCTGGCCGCACATCGACGAACTGGCGGAGCGCACCGCGGAGTCGGGCTTCCGGCTCCGCGAACGCCTGACCATCTACCCGGAGTTCATCCAGCGCGGCGAACCGTGGCTCGACCCCCGGCTCCTCCCGCACGTCCGCGCCCTGGCCGATCCGGAGACGGGCCTCGCCCGCGAGGACGCGATTCCGGCCGGACTGCCCTGGCAGGAACCGGACGAGGGCTTCACCGCCTCCGGCCGCACCGACCTGCACGCCACCATCGACACCGAGGGCCGCACCGGCGACCGCAGGGACGACTTCGACGAGGTGTACGGGGACTGGGGGGCGCTCCGCGAGGCGGCGGCCCCCGGCATGGTCCCGTCCCGCATCGACGGCGACGTCCGCCAGGCGCTCGGCCAGGCCGCCGACGACCCGACGAAGCTCACCGACGACCAGGCGCTCGCCCTGCTCCACACGGACGGCCCGGCGCTGGACGAACTGTGCCGGATCGCGGACGCGTTGCGGAAGGACGTGGTCGGCGACGACGTCACGTACATCGTCACGCGGAACATCAACTTCACCAACGTCTGCTACACCGGCTGCCGCTTCTGCGCCTTCGCCCAGCGGCGTACGGACGCCGACGCGTACACCCTCTCCCTGGACCAGGTCGCGGACCGGGCGGCACAGGCGTGGGACGTCGGCGCGGTCGAGGTCTGCATGCAGGGCGGCATCCACCCGGACCTGCCGGGCACCGCGTACTTCGACATCGCGCGGGCGGTGAAGGAACGCGTCCCCGGCATGCACGTGCACGCCTTCTCGCCCATGGAGGTCGTCAACGGCGCGACCCGCACCGGGATGTCGATCCGCGACTGGCTGACCGCCGCCAAGGAGGCGGGACTCGACTCCATCCCCGGTACGGCGGCGGAGATCCTGGACGACGAGGTCCGCTGGGTCCTCACCAAGGGCAAACTGCCCACGGCCACCTGGCTGGAGGTCATCAGGACCGCGCACGAGGTCGGCCTCCGCTCCTCCTCCACGATGATGTACGGGCACGTGGACCAGCCCCGGCACTGGCTCGGCCACCTCCGTACGCTGGCCCGGCTCCAGCAGGAGACGGGCGGGTTGACGGAGTTCGTCACCCTTCCCTTCATCCACACCAACGCCCCGGTCTACCTGGCGGGTATCGCCCGCCCCGGCCCGACCGACCGCGACAACCGCGCGGTGACGGCGATGGCACGGCTCCTTCTCCACCCGCACATCACCAACATCCAGACGAGCTGGGTGAAGCTGGGCGCGGAGGGCGCGGCGGAGATGCTCCGCTCGGGCGCGAACGACCTGGGCGGCACGCTGATGGAGGAAACCATCTCCCGGATGGCCGGGTCGAGTTACGGCTCGTACCGCTCCGTCCAGGACCTGGTGGCCATCGCCGAGCTGGCGGGCCGCCCGTCCCGCCCCCGGACGACGCTGTACGGCGAGGTCCCGGCCGAACGCGTGGCGGCGGCCACCGCTTCGGACGGCCACCTGCCGGAACTGCTGCCGGTGCTGCCGAGCTGA
- a CDS encoding SUKH-3 domain-containing protein, whose translation MAGRGHSVVDALRAAGWRPGRWIDTTAWTRQLVAAGFTLNDRAGPVWAEFGGLTIRSAPARVPASSLRLDPVDACIDAAEEAWRMSRWFGENLSPLGMWSIQYRAYVGASGQVIAVGAGFQWRLGASFAEALSYVVEGDGGVHRTERAAWW comes from the coding sequence GTGGCGGGCCGCGGGCACTCGGTGGTGGACGCGCTCAGGGCCGCCGGGTGGCGGCCGGGGCGGTGGATCGACACCACCGCCTGGACACGGCAGTTGGTGGCGGCGGGGTTCACGCTCAACGACCGGGCGGGCCCTGTGTGGGCGGAGTTCGGTGGTCTGACGATCAGGAGCGCTCCGGCTCGTGTCCCGGCCTCGTCGCTGCGGCTGGACCCCGTGGACGCCTGTATCGACGCGGCTGAGGAGGCCTGGAGGATGAGCCGCTGGTTCGGGGAGAACCTCTCTCCGCTGGGCATGTGGTCGATCCAGTACCGGGCGTACGTGGGGGCGAGCGGGCAGGTCATCGCCGTGGGAGCGGGTTTCCAGTGGCGGCTCGGCGCGAGCTTCGCGGAGGCGCTGAGCTACGTGGTGGAGGGCGACGGCGGCGTCCATCGCACCGAGCGGGCGGCCTGGTGGTGA
- a CDS encoding LLM class F420-dependent oxidoreductase yields MRISTTIFLTDETVTPVRLARELEQRGFGGLYLPEHTHIPVSRSTPYPAGGELPREYGRTLDPFVALGQAAAVTERLALGTGITLVAQHDPIVLAKQAATLDHLSGGRFTLGVGYGWNVEEAADHGVEWPTRRDRVRDRMALMRALWADEPTGYEGAFGSVQPSEAHPKPCRRPRGPVNGPRTLIGGGAGPKLFAHIAEYADGWLPIGGRGLSESLPKLRAVWEEAGRDPKDLHVVPYAVRPTPGKLAHYAELGIGEVVLQLPPADEPEVLRALDAYAAYL; encoded by the coding sequence ATGCGGATCTCCACCACGATCTTCCTCACCGACGAGACGGTGACCCCGGTCAGGCTCGCCCGCGAGCTGGAGCAGCGCGGGTTCGGCGGGCTGTATCTGCCCGAGCACACGCACATCCCGGTGAGTCGGAGCACGCCGTACCCGGCGGGCGGTGAGCTGCCCCGCGAGTACGGCCGCACGCTCGACCCCTTCGTCGCCCTGGGGCAGGCGGCGGCCGTCACCGAGCGGCTGGCGCTGGGCACCGGCATCACCCTGGTCGCCCAGCACGACCCGATCGTCCTGGCGAAGCAGGCCGCCACCCTGGACCATCTCTCGGGCGGCCGGTTCACGCTCGGCGTCGGCTACGGCTGGAACGTCGAGGAGGCCGCCGACCACGGGGTGGAGTGGCCGACGCGCCGGGACCGGGTCCGGGACCGGATGGCGCTGATGCGGGCCCTGTGGGCGGACGAACCGACCGGGTACGAGGGCGCGTTCGGCTCGGTGCAGCCGAGCGAGGCGCACCCGAAGCCGTGCCGGCGGCCGCGCGGCCCGGTCAACGGGCCGCGCACGCTGATCGGCGGCGGAGCGGGCCCGAAGCTGTTCGCGCACATCGCGGAGTACGCGGACGGCTGGCTGCCCATCGGGGGCCGGGGGCTCTCCGAGTCCCTGCCGAAGCTGCGGGCGGTCTGGGAGGAGGCCGGGCGCGACCCGAAAGACCTCCACGTGGTGCCGTACGCGGTCCGGCCCACCCCCGGCAAGCTCGCCCACTACGCCGAGCTGGGCATCGGGGAAGTCGTGCTCCAGCTGCCCCCGGCGGACGAGCCGGAGGTCCTGCGGGCGCTGGACGCCTACGCCGCGTACCTGTGA
- a CDS encoding siderophore-interacting protein: protein MGHGWEGVVLKLFRGRDFTFTVTGTEQVTDRFRRVHMTDGGLLAATGGAHPTMWVRLWFEKDGKPHQRAYTLVDPDPEAGTFSLEFALHEGPACAWARGAKAGDTIDATLQGTGFTLPDPAPARLFVIGDAAALPAINSLLDAIPRTPATIWFETAHEEDRKLPFRLDEAHHTLHPVERRDAGAHLVTEVKAALPGLLGEDRSDAYVWVACDTATTRTLSAYLRKELGLPKDRVNALGYWRP from the coding sequence GTGGGGCACGGCTGGGAAGGCGTCGTTCTCAAACTGTTCCGGGGGCGTGACTTCACGTTCACGGTGACCGGCACGGAGCAGGTCACCGACCGCTTCCGGCGGGTGCACATGACCGATGGCGGGCTGCTCGCCGCGACCGGCGGGGCGCACCCGACGATGTGGGTGCGGTTGTGGTTCGAGAAGGACGGCAAACCGCACCAGCGCGCCTACACCCTGGTCGATCCGGACCCGGAGGCCGGCACGTTCAGTCTGGAATTCGCCCTGCACGAGGGGCCCGCGTGCGCCTGGGCTCGGGGGGCGAAGGCCGGCGACACGATCGACGCGACGCTCCAGGGAACCGGCTTCACGCTGCCCGACCCCGCGCCCGCGCGGCTCTTCGTGATCGGGGACGCGGCGGCGCTGCCCGCGATCAACTCCCTGCTGGACGCGATCCCGCGGACCCCGGCGACCATCTGGTTCGAGACGGCGCACGAGGAGGACCGGAAACTGCCGTTCCGCCTCGACGAGGCCCACCACACCCTGCACCCCGTGGAGCGCCGCGACGCGGGAGCGCACCTCGTCACCGAGGTGAAGGCGGCCCTGCCGGGGCTGCTGGGCGAGGACCGCTCGGACGCGTACGTCTGGGTCGCCTGCGACACGGCGACCACCCGGACCCTGTCGGCGTACCTCCGCAAGGAGCTGGGACTGCCCAAGGACCGGGTGAACGCACTGGGTTACTGGCGGCCCTAG
- a CDS encoding VOC family protein — protein sequence MTASTDDTTAPRDGITGLGVILGSTDSDALIAWYRAALEPLGARWAEHLLLVGPGAIIGFDQRDDVADRAAEPGRQLINLTVRDIRAAEKHLNSLGVTWVRPVEEVGGGWFFSTLVDPVGNYLQILQGPETA from the coding sequence ATGACGGCCTCCACCGACGACACCACCGCTCCCCGGGACGGGATCACCGGCCTCGGGGTCATCCTCGGCAGCACGGACTCCGACGCCCTGATCGCCTGGTACCGCGCCGCGCTGGAGCCCCTGGGCGCACGCTGGGCGGAACACCTGCTGCTGGTCGGTCCCGGAGCGATCATCGGCTTCGACCAGCGGGACGACGTCGCGGACCGGGCGGCCGAGCCGGGCCGGCAGCTGATCAACCTCACCGTGCGGGACATCCGGGCGGCCGAGAAGCACCTGAACTCCCTCGGGGTGACGTGGGTGCGCCCGGTCGAGGAGGTCGGGGGCGGCTGGTTCTTCTCGACGCTCGTGGACCCGGTGGGCAACTACCTCCAGATCCTCCAGGGCCCGGAAACGGCCTGA
- a CDS encoding HAD family hydrolase, translating into METIVLGIGETLVRDDRRWSSWAGWLGVPPHTLSALVGAAVAQGRDATDALRTLRPDMDVEEAGRARAAAGRGEHLDESDLYQDVRPALGELRAAGFRVVVAGNGTVRAGELLRALDLPADLVVTSAEWGVRKPDPAFFARVAEAADAPSEATLYVGDHPADDLFPAAAAGLRTAHLRRGPYGHWWADHPDVVEAADFRVDALTELAGLMGPVGRAGADTARAPGAARTANAAEAAGTSREGARRGALRSVR; encoded by the coding sequence ATGGAAACGATCGTCCTCGGCATCGGCGAAACCCTCGTACGCGACGACCGGCGGTGGTCCTCCTGGGCCGGCTGGCTCGGCGTTCCCCCGCACACCCTCAGCGCCCTGGTGGGCGCGGCCGTCGCCCAGGGCCGCGACGCGACCGACGCGTTGCGCACCCTGCGGCCCGACATGGACGTCGAGGAGGCCGGCCGGGCCCGCGCCGCCGCCGGACGCGGGGAGCACCTCGACGAGTCGGACCTGTACCAGGACGTCCGTCCCGCGCTCGGCGAACTGCGGGCGGCGGGCTTCCGGGTCGTGGTGGCGGGCAACGGCACGGTCCGGGCCGGGGAACTGCTGCGGGCGCTGGACCTGCCCGCCGACCTGGTGGTCACCTCGGCCGAGTGGGGCGTGCGGAAGCCGGACCCGGCGTTCTTCGCCCGCGTGGCCGAGGCGGCCGACGCGCCTTCGGAGGCGACCCTGTACGTGGGCGACCACCCGGCCGACGACCTGTTCCCGGCCGCCGCGGCGGGGCTGCGGACGGCGCACCTGCGGCGGGGACCGTACGGGCACTGGTGGGCGGACCACCCGGACGTGGTGGAGGCGGCGGACTTCCGCGTCGACGCACTGACGGAACTGGCGGGGCTGATGGGGCCGGTGGGGCGGGCCGGGGCGGATACGGCGCGCGCTCCGGGGGCCGCGAGGACGGCGAATGCGGCGGAGGCAGCGGGGACTTCGCGGGAGGGCGCCCGGCGCGGGGCGTTGCGGTCGGTGCGGTAG